A genome region from Arachis duranensis cultivar V14167 chromosome 6, aradu.V14167.gnm2.J7QH, whole genome shotgun sequence includes the following:
- the LOC107494916 gene encoding F-box/LRR-repeat protein 4 (The sequence of the model RefSeq protein was modified relative to this genomic sequence to represent the inferred CDS: added 94 bases not found in genome assembly), translating into MDTVLCDELLQEIFQRLPPSSSYSVSLVCKRWLFLYRSSTTSLSLRLIPHPNLFPSLSSLLSQHPSLSSLSLLSSSDPSPSTTSHLLSLVSNSCFSPTLLHLRFLAGPLSLPSLSSLSKSCTRLTSLFVTLPRPITLTWLLSFPCLRDLSIVLSSDDSLDGGWVSDHDSFAVSDSNLGLESLCLVGIRGDDWGIGWLWRSCKNLKRLQLRSCQGIGGSYSSFGQSLQGLQELELRTCRTVVDMVLLKLSENCISLNSLLVYDGGSREGLLHFFTHCRSNLRKIDLRLPLDLDNSHLFAVAANFRGLVTLRLQSCCLVTGEGLKALAIAAASNGLEELALINCDVVEREHGLLATLGQHLRALRKLDLSHSEMLIDKELISMLVSCVNLIELRLRGCKRLTGAAMVSILRSCKRLETVDIVHCFGIESEAIEMFMKNSPRLRRIQVEEYKLSDAARMWASNKFIQVVV; encoded by the exons ATGGATACAGTCCTGTGTGATGAACTCCTTCAAGAGATTTTCCAGAGGCTACCCCCATCATCCTCGTATTCGGTCTCCCTTGTCTGCAAGCGCTGGCTCTTCCTCTACCGTTCTTCTACAACCTCGCTCTCTCTTCGTCTCATCCCTCACCCTAACCTCTTCCCTTCCCTTTCCTCTCTCCTCTCCCAACACCCTTCCCTCTCttccctctctctcctctcctcCTCTGACCCTTCCCCTTCCACCACctcccaccttctttctctcGTCTCCAATTCCTGCTTTTCCCCCACCCTTCTCCACCTCAGATTCCTCGCCGGCCCTCTTTCTCTCCCTTCCCTCTCTTCCCTCTCCAAATCCTGCACCCGTTTGACTTCCCTAT TGATGGCGGTTGGGTGAGTGATCACGATTCTTTTGCTGTTTCGGATTCTAATTTGGGTCTGGAGAGTCTCTGTCTTGTCGGAATCCGTGGAGATGACTGGGGAATCGGTTGGCTATGGAGGAGCTGCAAGAATCTGAAGCGGTTACAGCTTCGGAGCTGCCAAGGTATCGGTGGTTCTTATTCTTCCTTCGGTCAATCCTTGCAGGGTCTCCAAGAACTTGAGCTCAGAACTTGCAGGACTGTGGTTGACATGGTTCTCTTGAAGCTTTCAGAGAATTGCATCTCTCTGAACTCGCTATTGGTCTATGACGGTGGAAGCAGGGAGGGTTTGCTTCATTTTTTTACTCATTGTAGATCCAATCTTCGAAAAATCGATCTTCGTTTGCCACTCGACCTCGACAACAGCCACCTCTTCGCGGTGGCTGCGAATTTCAGAGGCCTTGTAACTCTCAGGCTTCAGAGCTGTTGCCTTGTCACCGGAGAAGGACTAAAGGCTCTTGCGATCGCGGCGGCGAGTAACGGGCTTGAGGAACTGGCGCTGATAAATTGTGATGTTGTGGAAAGAGAGCATGGGTTGCTTGCAACATTGGGGCAGCATTTGAGGGCTTTGAGGAAACTGGACTTGTCCCACAGCGAGATGCTGATCGACAAGGAACTCATTTCGATGTTGGTTTCTTGCGTGAATTTGATTGAGTTGCGGCTGAGAGGGTGTAAGAGACTCACTGGTGCGGCTATGGTTTCCATCCTTAGGAGCTGCAAGAGGCTCGAGACTGTAGATATTGTACATTGTTTTGGGATTGAATCTGAGGCTATTGAGATGTTCATGAAGAATTCTCCTCGTTTGAGAAGAATacaggttgaagaatataagcTTTCTGACGCTGCAAGAATGTGGGCATCGAATAAATTCATTCAAGTTGTTGTTTGA
- the LOC107495087 gene encoding aldose reductase (The sequence of the model RefSeq protein was modified relative to this genomic sequence to represent the inferred CDS: added 18 bases not found in genome assembly) codes for MAKAVKPQDPNAKFYTLLSGHSMPAVGLGTWKSGSKASDSVFTAIAEAGYRHIDTAAQYGVQEDVGHGLQSAMIAGVDRKDLFVTSKLWCTDLTPERVRPALNNTLQELQLDFLDLYLIHWPFRLKDGASTPPKEGEVLEFDMEGVWREMEKLVKENLVRDIGICNFTLQKLDKLMSIAETMPSVCQMEMHPGWRNDKMLEACKNNNIHVTAYSPLGSQDGGRDLIHDQLVDRIANKLNKTPGQVLVKWAIQRGTSVIPKSTHPERMRENMSVFNWEIPEQDFIALSNMPSQSRVLDGEELFVNKSAGPFRSTAEIWDHED; via the exons ATGGCAAAAGCAGTGAAGCCGCAAGACCCAAATGCAAAGTTCTATACCCTCTTGAGTGGTCACAGCATGCCAGCCGTTGGATTAGGAACATGGAAATCTGGCTCAAAAGCCTCTGATTCTGTTTTCACTGCCATTGCTGAG GCTGGTTATAGACATATAGACACTGCTGCACAGTATGGAGTCCAAGAAGAT GTTGGACATGGACTTCAATCTGCTATGATAGCAGGAGTGGATAGGAAGGATCTCTTTGTCACCTCCAAGTTatg gtGCACTGACTTGACCCCTGAAAGGGTTAGACCTGCCCTTAACAACACCCTTCAAGAACTCCAACTTGACTTCCTTGATCTTTACTTG ATTCATTGGCCATTTCGGTTGAAAGATGGTGCCAGCACACCTCCTAAAGAAGGAGAAGTTTTGGAATTTGACATGGAAGGGGTTTGGAGAGAAATGGAGAAGCTTGTGAAGGAAAACCTTGTTAGAGACATTGGTATCTGCAATTTCACTCTCCAAAAGCTTGATAAGTTAATGAGCATTGCTGAAACAATGCCTTCAGTATGCCAA atGGAGATGCATCCCGGGTGGAGAAATGATAAGATGCTAGAGGCTTGCAAGAACAACAACATCCATGTCACT GCTTATTCACCACTTGGATCCCAAGATGGAGGAAGAGATTTGATTCACGATCAGTTGGTGGATAGAATAGCAAACAAACTGAACAAGACACCGGGGCAGGTATTGGTGAAGTGGGCCATTCAGAGAGGGACAAGTGTAATCCCAAAATCTACGCACCCAGAAAGAATGAGAGAGAACATGAGTGTTTTCAATTGGGAGATTCCAGAGCAAGACTTCATCGCTCTCAGCAATATGCCTTCTCAG AGCCGAGTTCTGGATGGTGAAGAACTGTTCGTCAACAAGAGTGCAGGCCCCTTCAGGAGTACCGCTGAAATC
- the LOC107495086 gene encoding probable protein phosphatase 2C 65, with translation MGGCCSHELGIREKVESDLGDEHELDYEGNDIEYGYGGEIIRLKGCSRFVSMYCQQGKKGVNQDSMTVWEDYTGEKDMMFCGVFDGHGPLGHKVSQYIRDNLPSKLSAAIKLAQQKANNYYDDSDADTSTFDDSNQNMSLASWEGCFIKTFKEMDDYLAKDINTDSYCSGCTAVTVIRQGDQLIIGNLGDSRAILCTRERDQRVPIQLTVDLKPDLPSEATRIMSCEGRVFAAEEEPDVCRIWMPDDDCPGLAMSRSFGDFCLKDYGLISIPDVFYRKLSKQDEFVVLASDGVWDVLSNNEVINIVASAPSRSVAAKLLVKRAVRAWRYRYPGSKVDDCAVICLFLDGEQPVLSHSQSKRVGKHLSKHPHRNRTMSNEDNETVAGKVGVELNVNEEWKALGGLARANSLSKLPRLTRDLSRRQVSTRFIQGS, from the exons ATGGGAGGATGTTGCAGCCATGAGCTTGGTATTCGAGAGAAGGTTGAGAGCGATTTGGGAGATGAACATGAGCTTGATTATGAGGGCAATGATATAGAATATGGTTATGGTGGTGAAATCATAAGGCTCAAAGGGTGCTCTAGGTTTGTATCAATGTATTGCCAACAGGGTAAGAAAGGTGTCAATCAAGATTCTATGACTGTTTGGGAG GACTATACAGGAGAAAAAGACATGATGTTCTGTGGTGTTTTTGATGGGCATGGTCCTCTAGGGCACAAAGTATCGCAATATATCCGCGACAATCTACCTTCGAAGCTGTCTGCAGCAATCAAATTGGCACAACAAAAGGCCAACAACTACTATGATGATAGTGATGCAGATACAAGCACGTTTGATGATTCTAACCAGAACATGTCCCTTGCTTCATGGGAGGGATGCTTTATCAAGACATTCAAGGAAATGGATGATTACCTTGCCAAGGACATTAATACCGACAGCTATTGCAGCGGTTGCACCGCCGTTACTGTCATCAGACAG GGTGATCAGCTTATAATCGGAAATTTGGGCGATTCTCGCGCGATTCTTTGTACTAGAGAGAGAGATCAACGTGTTCCTATTCAACTTACCGTGGATTTGAAGCCTGATCTTCCAA GTGAAGCTACAAGGATCATGAGCTGTGAAGGCAGAGTTTTCGCGGCAGAGGAAGAACCCGACGTGTGCCGAATATGGATGCCTGATGATGACTGCCCTGGATTAGCTATGTCCAGATCCTTCGGAGACTTTTGCCTCAAAGATTATGGCCTCATCTCAATTCCTGATGTATTTTACAGGAAACTTTCCAAGCAAGATGAATTTGTGGTCTTGGCAAGTGATGGG GTATGGGATGTGCTGAGTAACAATGAAGTTATCAACATAGTTGCTTCAGCACCAAGCAGAAGCGTAGCAGCCAAATTGCTTGTAAAAAGAGCCGTTCGAGCATGGAGATACCGGTATCCCGGCTCCAAGGTAGATGATTGCGCAGTTATATGCTTGTTCCTGGACGGCGAGCAGCCGGTGTTATCCCACTCGCAGTCCAAAAGGGTTGGCAAACATCTCAGCAAACACCCTCATCGCAACCGAACGATGAGCAACGAAGACAACGAGACAGTGGCCGGAAAAGTGGGGGTAGAGCTGAATGTCAATGAAGAATGGAAGGCTCTTGGAGGGTTAGCTAGAGCCAACTCCTTATCAAAACTTCCAAGGCTTACAAGAGATTTGAGTAGAAGGCAAGTATCAACTAGGTTCATTCAAGGCAGCTGA